A genome region from Acaryochloris thomasi RCC1774 includes the following:
- a CDS encoding tetratricopeptide repeat-containing S1 family peptidase → MKTNYGFLLSALTVPVVVLSTPQIASALSATEVNQIAKDITVRVDSQTPGSGVLIKREGNIYTLLTAAHVVATADDYEVVTQGGRRYPAVAGQIKKLPGVDLAILQFVSDRNYPIAKLGDSQQMPEGSTSYVAGFPARTQAITDTIYNFTTGKITANANRALTDGYALVYSNSTLPGMSGGPVLDSDGNLLGIHGRADTTDRVQNQSINPDIYIKTGFNLGIPINTFLSLVPKTGVNLGFRTPAAVATATGVDDIYLQALDQYERGAVDQALSLSTQAIRLDAQFAPAYALRGSIRYLQQDQPGALIDFDKALALDTDLIMAYLGRALIQSSLGNPQGAMADYSQVIERNDRHARAYYNRGVLQLNQGQQQAALADLRTAADLSLQADNQPEYRRALEAISIASKSCRQSIRKVCDR, encoded by the coding sequence ATGAAAACCAATTATGGATTTCTACTTTCGGCTCTTACTGTGCCGGTCGTAGTTCTCTCTACCCCCCAAATAGCTTCAGCACTCAGCGCCACTGAAGTTAATCAGATTGCGAAAGATATCACGGTAAGAGTCGATAGCCAAACGCCGGGTTCGGGAGTGCTGATTAAGCGTGAGGGTAATATTTATACACTGCTCACGGCAGCCCACGTGGTTGCCACCGCTGATGACTATGAGGTTGTCACGCAAGGGGGGCGGCGCTACCCTGCAGTTGCGGGTCAAATCAAAAAGCTGCCAGGGGTTGATTTAGCCATTCTGCAGTTTGTTAGCGATCGCAACTATCCCATTGCAAAGCTGGGCGACTCACAGCAGATGCCAGAGGGTAGCACCAGCTATGTCGCGGGTTTCCCGGCCCGGACGCAGGCGATCACAGACACAATCTATAACTTCACAACCGGGAAAATCACCGCCAACGCCAATCGCGCCTTGACCGACGGCTATGCGCTGGTTTATTCCAACAGCACCCTACCCGGCATGAGCGGTGGCCCTGTCCTCGACTCTGACGGCAACCTGCTGGGCATTCACGGGCGGGCTGACACCACCGATCGCGTCCAGAATCAAAGCATCAATCCTGATATCTACATCAAAACCGGGTTCAACCTCGGGATTCCCATCAATACGTTCTTAAGCTTGGTTCCTAAAACCGGCGTCAACCTGGGTTTTCGTACGCCGGCGGCGGTGGCAACGGCGACCGGCGTTGATGACATCTATCTACAGGCACTCGACCAGTATGAACGAGGCGCAGTGGATCAGGCTTTGAGCCTTTCAACCCAGGCCATCCGGCTTGATGCTCAGTTTGCCCCGGCTTACGCGCTGCGAGGCAGTATTCGCTATCTACAGCAGGACCAACCGGGAGCGCTAATCGACTTCGACAAAGCCCTGGCACTAGATACTGACCTGATCATGGCCTATCTAGGCAGAGCGCTGATCCAATCTTCTTTAGGGAATCCTCAGGGGGCAATGGCCGATTATTCGCAGGTGATTGAGCGCAACGATCGCCATGCCAGAGCCTACTATAATCGCGGCGTCCTGCAGCTCAATCAGGGGCAACAGCAGGCGGCACTCGCCGATCTCCGCACAGCCGCCGATCTGTCTTTACAGGCCGATAATCAACCGGAATATCGGCGAGCGCTGGAGGCCATCAGCATCGCTTCAAAATCCTGTCGGCAATCCATTCGGAAGGTTTGCGATCGCTAA
- a CDS encoding TMEM175 family protein encodes MKKEHLGAFIDAVYAISITMLALDIPVEIEAHDLATLQNLLAVFIQYCLSFVMLFGFWLQHRQVNHYLPLSRFSLWISAALLLITTLIPRVTTLVYEHGAYEHSAQSGNLLQFNFSEAIDIIFIVTIVIADALLGQLVLRLKSPADASHPDSIHIRQMRKSKAVITASLVAMTVAILLIPPANRNLLWLIAVLIFLQNDVGLFLDSLPLLRRRPSSRTVSPNHAPQQGPSLDEG; translated from the coding sequence ATGAAAAAAGAACATTTAGGTGCTTTCATCGATGCGGTCTACGCCATTTCGATTACGATGCTTGCCCTTGATATTCCCGTCGAAATTGAGGCCCATGACCTAGCGACTTTGCAGAATCTGCTCGCCGTCTTCATTCAATATTGCCTATCTTTTGTAATGCTGTTTGGTTTTTGGCTGCAGCATCGACAGGTGAATCACTACCTTCCCCTTAGCCGCTTCAGTCTTTGGATATCAGCCGCTCTTTTGCTGATCACCACGCTCATACCTCGGGTCACGACACTTGTTTATGAGCATGGTGCTTACGAGCACAGCGCTCAGTCTGGAAACCTTCTTCAGTTCAACTTCTCTGAGGCGATAGATATTATCTTTATCGTTACGATCGTCATCGCAGATGCACTTTTGGGGCAGCTCGTTCTCCGATTAAAATCTCCTGCTGACGCCTCGCACCCAGACTCTATTCACATTCGCCAGATGCGGAAATCAAAAGCTGTTATTACTGCAAGTCTCGTTGCCATGACGGTGGCGATTCTGCTGATCCCTCCTGCAAATCGCAACTTGCTTTGGTTGATTGCAGTGCTTATTTTTCTGCAAAATGATGTGGGTTTATTTCTAGACAGCTTACCCCTCTTGAGACGACGGCCATCATCGCGCACGGTTAGCCCGAATCATGCCCCACAGCAGGGGCCATCTTTGGATGAAGGATAG
- the rdgB gene encoding RdgB/HAM1 family non-canonical purine NTP pyrophosphatase — translation MRTLIVATQNPGKLKEMQHYLTGLPWQLQLMPPELEIEETGETFLANACLKASQVAQRTGQWAIADDSGLEVEALEGAPGIYSARYGKTDAERIQRLLDTLGSELNRAAQFSCVIALARPDGSIACHAQGSCPGEILRAGRGEGGFGYDPIFYVPTEGKTFAELSSDVKRRLSHRGVAFQALLPQLQPFRADS, via the coding sequence GTGCGAACCCTAATCGTTGCCACTCAAAACCCAGGCAAACTCAAAGAAATGCAGCACTATCTGACGGGTTTACCCTGGCAACTCCAGCTCATGCCCCCAGAGCTAGAGATTGAAGAAACAGGAGAGACGTTCTTAGCCAATGCCTGCCTCAAAGCATCCCAGGTGGCACAGAGAACCGGGCAGTGGGCAATAGCCGATGATTCGGGCCTAGAGGTCGAAGCGCTTGAGGGCGCTCCCGGTATTTATTCGGCCCGCTACGGCAAAACCGATGCCGAGCGGATTCAGCGGCTGTTGGATACGCTAGGCAGTGAACTCAACCGGGCCGCTCAGTTCTCGTGCGTGATTGCCTTGGCACGTCCCGATGGATCCATCGCCTGCCATGCTCAGGGCTCTTGTCCAGGTGAAATCCTGAGGGCAGGCCGGGGAGAAGGGGGCTTTGGGTATGACCCAATTTTTTACGTGCCGACAGAGGGAAAAACCTTTGCCGAGCTGTCTTCTGACGTTAAACGTCGCCTCAGTCACCGGGGAGTTGCATTCCAGGCATTGCTCCCTCAGCTACAGCCATTCCGGGCAGACTCATAA
- a CDS encoding Crp/Fnr family transcriptional regulator — MVHTQTSTPPTTAQLSPTTDFRQLLEEIYQGRHLHDFKRNQRIQLQPHEVWVVCKGIVQLSTLHPTGDESIVGLACASMPFGLPFTRINPYEAHALSNVVLMRLHQMEIEQSPRLAQGLFQQLGHRLKQTEAVLAMASQRRVEDRLKQLLLLLSQDMGQVTSEGIRITVRLTHQQIANLTATTRVTITRLLQHLRQERWLEIDSSRHFIVLNPIAS, encoded by the coding sequence ATGGTGCATACCCAGACTTCTACCCCACCAACTACAGCTCAACTCAGCCCCACCACAGATTTTCGGCAGCTACTTGAAGAAATTTATCAGGGACGCCATCTTCACGACTTTAAACGGAACCAGCGGATCCAACTGCAGCCACATGAAGTTTGGGTCGTCTGCAAAGGAATTGTACAACTGAGTACGCTGCACCCCACGGGTGATGAATCCATTGTCGGGCTGGCCTGCGCCTCCATGCCCTTTGGGCTGCCCTTTACGCGCATCAATCCCTACGAAGCCCATGCGCTTTCAAACGTTGTGCTCATGCGCCTGCATCAAATGGAAATTGAGCAGTCTCCGCGCCTTGCCCAGGGTCTATTTCAGCAATTGGGGCACCGCCTCAAGCAAACCGAAGCCGTCTTAGCAATGGCCTCACAGCGCCGGGTTGAAGACCGCTTGAAACAGCTATTGCTGCTATTGAGCCAAGATATGGGACAGGTCACGTCTGAGGGCATCCGCATTACCGTTCGTTTAACTCACCAGCAAATTGCAAACTTGACGGCCACCACCCGAGTGACGATTACGCGCCTCTTGCAACACCTGCGCCAAGAAAGATGGCTAGAGATTGACTCATCGCGTCACTTTATCGTGCTGAATCCTATTGCCTCGTAA
- a CDS encoding response regulator transcription factor, with amino-acid sequence MAGHLLLVDDEPGLREAVQAYLEDSGFTVNVASNAKVGWEMLEKQTPDLVISDIMMPEVDGYQFLQQMRDDVRFSRLPVVFLTARGMTKDRIEGYSAGVDAYLPKPFDPDELVAIVTNLMERKAAKSEGANADIADLASQVAEIRALLTNQPQFSIAANPVKIDFTPREQSVLDLVAEGLMNKEIARRLETSVRNVEKYVSRLFNKTDTNSRTELVRFALENGLTK; translated from the coding sequence ATGGCAGGTCACTTACTTTTAGTGGATGATGAACCCGGCCTAAGAGAAGCCGTTCAGGCTTATTTAGAAGATAGTGGGTTCACCGTAAATGTCGCCAGCAACGCCAAGGTCGGCTGGGAAATGCTGGAAAAGCAAACCCCCGATCTCGTGATTTCAGACATCATGATGCCGGAGGTGGACGGCTATCAGTTTCTGCAGCAGATGCGTGATGATGTCCGCTTTAGCCGCTTGCCCGTCGTTTTCCTGACTGCTCGAGGTATGACTAAGGACCGCATCGAAGGCTACAGCGCTGGAGTCGATGCCTATTTGCCGAAGCCCTTTGACCCTGATGAGCTGGTCGCCATTGTCACCAATCTTATGGAGCGGAAAGCCGCCAAAAGTGAAGGGGCTAACGCTGATATTGCGGATCTGGCCAGCCAAGTGGCCGAAATTCGGGCGCTGCTGACCAATCAGCCCCAGTTCAGCATCGCAGCCAACCCTGTCAAAATAGACTTTACGCCCCGCGAACAAAGCGTTCTTGATCTGGTGGCCGAGGGGTTAATGAATAAAGAAATCGCCCGTCGCCTCGAAACTAGCGTCCGTAACGTTGAAAAGTATGTCAGTCGCTTGTTCAACAAAACCGACACCAATAGTCGCACCGAGCTGGTACGCTTTGCTTTGGAGAACGGCTTAACGAAATAA
- a CDS encoding IctB family putative bicarbonate transporter, with protein MNAAWQRLTLTRFVAPQWTRSSVMWRLKGLLKQWRQSSVLLAWGNEIAVALLSLVFMIAPFVPNGLTGMMIAACAAFWVLLTLSDDVLNPYRISPVHLVLGLFWVVAIAATALSPVKLAAATGLAKLTLYLFVFLIGERVLRSQRWRTLLVTIYLLTALVVTVEGWRQQIFGVEALATWNDPESTYAEALRVFSFLGNPNLLGAYLLPTIPLGICALFVWKRWGPKLLAAVMLFMNGACLYWTGSRGAWIGLVVALFVTLLLLLYWLLPRLPPFWRIWSFPIVFGGLAAIAIIGFVGVEPLRDRIMSIFAGREDSSNNYRINVWASVRKMIRAYPVLGIGPGNNAFNAIYPLYQLPGYSALSAYSIYLELLVEVGVVGFSCFLWFLLVLLHRGWAALQQLRDRPNQDVFWLIAALATVVGMLAHGAVDTVWYRPEIATLWWFMVALITSYATRPTEPLAS; from the coding sequence ATGAATGCAGCTTGGCAACGCCTGACCCTCACTCGGTTTGTGGCTCCGCAGTGGACCCGCTCCAGCGTCATGTGGCGGCTGAAGGGACTGCTAAAGCAGTGGCGACAGAGCAGTGTGTTGCTGGCCTGGGGCAACGAGATCGCTGTTGCTCTGCTGAGCTTAGTGTTCATGATCGCGCCCTTTGTGCCCAATGGGTTAACGGGAATGATGATCGCAGCCTGTGCCGCTTTTTGGGTATTGCTAACGCTCTCTGACGATGTTCTTAACCCCTACCGAATTTCACCGGTTCACCTAGTGCTGGGGCTGTTCTGGGTTGTGGCGATTGCGGCTACTGCTCTCTCGCCGGTGAAGCTGGCGGCGGCGACGGGGTTGGCGAAGCTGACGCTTTATCTCTTTGTGTTTTTGATCGGGGAACGGGTGTTGCGATCGCAACGCTGGCGCACCCTCCTGGTCACTATTTATCTGCTTACTGCCCTCGTGGTTACTGTTGAAGGCTGGCGGCAACAAATCTTTGGCGTCGAAGCCCTCGCTACCTGGAACGACCCTGAATCGACCTACGCCGAAGCGCTACGGGTCTTTAGTTTTCTGGGGAATCCTAACCTTTTGGGCGCTTATCTTTTGCCCACTATTCCCCTAGGGATTTGTGCGCTATTTGTGTGGAAGCGCTGGGGGCCTAAACTGCTCGCCGCCGTTATGCTGTTCATGAACGGTGCCTGTCTCTACTGGACCGGAAGCAGAGGGGCCTGGATCGGTCTTGTTGTCGCTCTCTTCGTGACCTTGCTGCTGCTCTTATATTGGCTACTCCCTCGCCTGCCCCCATTTTGGCGAATTTGGTCTTTCCCGATTGTTTTTGGTGGTTTAGCGGCCATTGCCATCATTGGCTTTGTCGGCGTAGAACCACTGCGAGATCGGATCATGAGCATCTTTGCGGGTCGAGAAGACAGCAGCAATAACTACCGCATTAACGTTTGGGCCTCGGTGAGAAAAATGATCCGAGCCTATCCTGTTCTCGGGATTGGGCCTGGCAATAACGCTTTCAATGCCATCTATCCCCTCTATCAACTACCTGGTTACAGCGCTCTGAGCGCCTACTCCATTTACTTAGAGCTTCTCGTGGAAGTGGGCGTTGTTGGGTTTTCCTGTTTCCTGTGGTTCCTGCTGGTGTTGCTCCATCGAGGGTGGGCGGCCCTGCAGCAGCTCCGGGACCGGCCCAATCAAGACGTTTTTTGGCTGATCGCGGCCCTTGCCACCGTCGTGGGAATGCTGGCCCATGGAGCCGTGGATACGGTTTGGTATCGACCTGAAATCGCAACCCTGTGGTGGTTTATGGTGGCGCTGATCACCAGCTATGCAACTCGACCCACTGAACCTCTCGCTTCGTAA
- the clpS gene encoding ATP-dependent Clp protease adapter ClpS: MNTLELITTASVSLGGASAVQAPTAAPKEKQASKTVRKPYPNFKVIVLNDDFNTFDHVIKCLLQYIPCLTSDRAWELTNQVHFEGQAIVWVGPQEQAELYHLQLKRAGLTMAPLEAS, encoded by the coding sequence ATGAATACTCTTGAACTAATCACAACGGCATCCGTTTCTTTGGGGGGAGCCTCCGCTGTTCAAGCGCCGACGGCTGCACCTAAGGAGAAACAGGCTTCAAAGACGGTCCGTAAGCCTTATCCCAACTTTAAGGTGATTGTTCTCAATGATGATTTCAATACCTTTGATCATGTGATCAAGTGCTTGCTGCAGTACATTCCCTGCCTCACCTCAGATCGTGCCTGGGAGCTGACGAATCAGGTTCATTTCGAAGGACAGGCGATTGTTTGGGTTGGCCCCCAAGAGCAGGCTGAGCTTTACCACTTGCAACTGAAGCGAGCAGGGCTGACGATGGCTCCCCTCGAAGCAAGCTGA
- a CDS encoding DUF2103 domain-containing protein — MAERRGRLVLNHSTHVPGLIPVLEKLTKIEGIRTITPGVIGRAKSHAPHLRLKISVPIQGGFKMLARRGKTVQEVFVITPLSRALVEASLTQVLKS, encoded by the coding sequence ATGGCGGAGCGGCGAGGTCGCCTGGTTCTCAACCATTCTACTCACGTGCCGGGATTGATTCCGGTGCTAGAAAAGCTCACAAAGATCGAAGGCATTCGCACAATTACGCCTGGAGTAATTGGCCGAGCAAAAAGCCATGCGCCCCATTTGCGACTAAAGATTTCAGTGCCGATTCAAGGCGGGTTTAAGATGCTGGCGCGCCGCGGCAAGACGGTTCAGGAGGTCTTTGTGATCACCCCTTTAAGCCGAGCTTTAGTGGAAGCATCGTTGACTCAAGTCCTCAAGTCCTAG